Proteins from one Alkalidesulfovibrio alkalitolerans DSM 16529 genomic window:
- the pstA gene encoding phosphate ABC transporter permease PstA: MSQNSQLMIEDSAEQTPARRGFLHRTGGKRHLVQTLFFTSFRIAAAINALALLIIFWFLIYNGLPAINWSFLSEAPRRAMTEGGILPCIVGTVILGLGSMLVAFPLGVATAIYLNEYAKAQRAVRIIKLGINNLAGVPSVVFGLFGLSFFVIVLGMGVSVLSGILTLGFLTLPVIIGASKEALLAVPQTYREASLALGATRFQTITRVVLPAALPGMLTGSILGISRAAGETAAIMFTAAVFFTPVLPQSIFDPVMALPYHIYVLATAGTNIELTRPKQYGTALVLIGLVFSMNIFAIWLRARLQKKH, from the coding sequence ATGTCCCAGAACTCGCAACTCATGATCGAAGATTCCGCCGAGCAGACGCCCGCGAGGCGCGGTTTCCTGCACAGGACCGGGGGGAAGCGCCATCTGGTCCAGACCCTCTTCTTCACGAGCTTCCGCATCGCCGCGGCCATCAACGCCCTGGCGCTGCTGATCATCTTCTGGTTTCTGATCTACAACGGCCTTCCCGCGATCAACTGGTCCTTCCTTTCCGAAGCGCCCCGCAGGGCCATGACGGAAGGGGGTATCCTGCCTTGCATCGTCGGCACGGTCATTCTCGGCCTTGGCTCCATGCTCGTCGCCTTTCCGCTCGGCGTCGCCACGGCCATCTACCTGAACGAGTACGCCAAGGCCCAGCGAGCCGTCCGCATCATCAAGCTGGGCATCAACAACTTGGCCGGCGTCCCCTCGGTGGTCTTCGGCCTCTTCGGCCTTTCGTTCTTCGTCATCGTGCTGGGCATGGGAGTCTCGGTCCTCTCAGGCATCCTGACCCTCGGCTTTCTGACCCTGCCGGTCATCATCGGCGCATCCAAGGAAGCCCTGCTCGCCGTGCCCCAGACCTACCGCGAGGCGTCCCTGGCGCTCGGCGCGACCCGCTTCCAGACGATCACCCGCGTGGTCCTGCCCGCGGCCCTGCCGGGCATGCTCACGGGCTCGATCCTGGGCATCAGCCGGGCAGCCGGCGAAACCGCGGCCATCATGTTCACCGCGGCCGTCTTCTTCACCCCCGTGCTGCCGCAGAGCATCTTCGATCCGGTCATGGCCCTGCCCTACCACATCTACGTGCTGGCCACGGCCGGGACGAACATTGAACTGACGCGGCCCAAGCAGTACGGCACCGCCCTGGTGCTCATCGGCCTGGTCTTCAGCATGAACATCTTCGCCATCTGGCTGCGCGCCAGGCTCCAGAAGAAGCATTAA